The DNA segment GCCCCGCGCGCGTCAGCCGCGGATCGCGTCGGCGATCGGCACGTCGCCGTCGTTGAACCGGATGGTCCGGCCGATCGTCGACGGGTCGACGAGTACGGCTGCGATGACGGCCGCGACGTCGTCGCGCGAGACCTCGCCGCTCGCGGTGGCCCGGGCGTCGATCGTTCCCCGGCCCGCGAGATCGGTGAGGCGGCTCGGGCCGAGGATCGTCCAGTCGAGGTCGGTCGCGGCGAGGTGCTCGTCGGCGTCGGCCTTCGCCTCGGCGTAGTCGCGGAAGGAGTCGCCCACGGGCACCGTGCGATCGGGCGAGCGGAAGTACGACACCATGACGTAGCGCGCGATGCCGGCCTGCGCCGAGGCATCCATCGATCTGATCGCCGCCCGCCGGTCGACGGCGTCGGTGCGCTCGGGCGACCCGCCGCCCGCTCCCGCCGACCATACGACCGCGTCGTGGTCGGCGAGGAGCCTCGCGA comes from the Agromyces protaetiae genome and includes:
- a CDS encoding NAD(P)H-binding protein — translated: MARIAIIGGHGKIALKLERLLSARGDDVDAIVRNPEHASDVESAGATPVVADVETLGVDALARLLADHDAVVWSAGAGGGSPERTDAVDRRAAIRSMDASAQAGIARYVMVSYFRSPDRTVPVGDSFRDYAEAKADADEHLAATDLDWTILGPSRLTDLAGRGTIDARATASGEVSRDDVAAVIAAVLVDPSTIGRTIRFNDGDVPIADAIRG